The following are encoded in a window of Mycobacterium decipiens genomic DNA:
- a CDS encoding undecaprenyl-diphosphate phosphatase — protein MSWWQVIVLAVVQGLTEFLPVSSSGHLAIMSRIFFRSDAGASFTAVSQLGTEAAVLVYFARDIVRIVRAWFNGLIVKSHRNADYRLGWYVIIGTIPICILGLLFKDEIRSGVRNLWVVVTALVVFSGVIALAEYVGRQSRDIERLTWRDAVVVGIAQTLALVPGVSRSGSTISAGLFLGLDRELAARFGFLLAIPAVFASGLFSLPDAFHPVTEGMSATGPQLLVATLIAFVLGLAAVAWLLRFLVRHNMYWFVGYRVLFGLGMLVALATGTVAST, from the coding sequence ATGTCCTGGTGGCAAGTGATCGTGTTGGCCGTGGTGCAGGGCTTGACGGAGTTTCTGCCGGTGTCGTCCTCGGGTCACCTGGCGATCATGTCGCGGATCTTCTTCCGCAGCGACGCCGGCGCCTCGTTCACCGCGGTGAGCCAATTAGGCACCGAGGCTGCAGTATTGGTCTACTTTGCGCGCGATATTGTCCGCATCGTCAGGGCCTGGTTCAACGGACTGATCGTGAAGTCACATCGCAACGCGGACTATCGGCTGGGCTGGTACGTCATCATCGGGACAATCCCGATCTGCATTCTGGGCCTGCTCTTCAAGGACGAAATCCGGTCGGGCGTCCGCAACCTCTGGGTTGTGGTGACGGCCCTGGTGGTGTTTTCGGGGGTGATCGCACTCGCCGAATACGTGGGGCGCCAGAGTCGTGACATCGAGCGGCTGACCTGGCGGGATGCCGTGGTGGTCGGTATTGCACAGACCCTGGCGCTGGTCCCCGGGGTCTCCCGGTCTGGGTCGACGATCAGCGCCGGACTGTTTCTTGGACTCGATCGTGAACTGGCCGCCCGCTTCGGGTTCTTGCTGGCCATTCCAGCGGTGTTCGCCTCCGGGTTGTTCTCGTTGCCCGACGCATTCCACCCGGTAACCGAGGGGATGAGCGCTACCGGACCACAGTTGTTGGTGGCCACGCTGATCGCGTTCGTTCTCGGTCTGGCCGCGGTGGCCTGGTTGCTGCGGTTTCTGGTGCGGCACAACATGTATTGGTTCGTGGGCTACCGGGTGCTGTTCGGGCTGGGCATGCTCGTGGCGCTGGCCACCGGAACGGTGGCCAGCACATGA
- a CDS encoding YncE family protein, which translates to MLTRHKQAVQRLFSALMALPVVAACATNPLATFAPANPPTIEPAQPAVSPPVSQDPAGAVRPLGGHPRAALFDGGTRQLVALSPGADPAAPATITVFGDPVVAPRVIALPGPATALTCDDRGTIYLAARGGYFAVDLIADRIARVDVADASQAEFTAIARRADGKLVLGSADGAVYTLDWKPGSDPAPGTAKVASRNKIFARVDALVTQGNTTVVLDRGQTSVTTIDADGHVQQALRAGEGATTVAADPLGRVLVADTRGGQLLVYGVDPLILRQAYPVRQAPYGLAGSRRLAWVSQTASNTVVGYDLTTGIPVEKVRYPTVQQPNSLAFDEASDTLYVVSGSGAGVQVIEHAAGVP; encoded by the coding sequence TTGCTAACACGACATAAACAAGCAGTTCAACGACTTTTTTCCGCTCTCATGGCTTTGCCGGTGGTCGCGGCGTGTGCCACGAACCCGCTGGCTACCTTTGCGCCCGCGAACCCGCCGACCATCGAACCGGCACAACCGGCGGTGTCGCCGCCGGTGTCGCAGGATCCGGCCGGTGCAGTGCGACCGCTGGGCGGCCATCCCCGGGCGGCACTATTCGATGGCGGCACTCGCCAATTGGTGGCTCTCAGCCCCGGTGCCGATCCCGCGGCACCGGCCACCATCACGGTCTTCGGTGACCCAGTTGTTGCACCGCGCGTCATTGCTCTGCCGGGGCCTGCAACCGCGCTGACCTGCGACGACCGTGGCACCATTTACCTTGCTGCCCGAGGCGGCTACTTCGCGGTCGACCTGATCGCCGACCGCATCGCGCGGGTGGATGTCGCCGACGCTTCGCAGGCCGAATTCACCGCGATTGCGCGCCGGGCAGACGGCAAGCTGGTGCTGGGCAGCGCCGACGGCGCCGTCTACACCCTGGACTGGAAACCAGGATCTGACCCGGCCCCCGGCACCGCCAAGGTGGCCAGTCGGAACAAGATCTTCGCGCGAGTAGATGCCCTTGTAACACAAGGAAATACGACCGTTGTTCTGGATCGTGGCCAGACTTCGGTGACCACAATCGACGCCGACGGTCATGTCCAGCAAGCGCTGCGCGCCGGCGAGGGCGCTACGACCGTGGCCGCCGATCCACTGGGCCGGGTGCTGGTCGCGGATACCCGCGGTGGCCAGTTGCTGGTGTACGGCGTGGACCCGCTGATTTTGCGCCAGGCCTACCCGGTGCGACAGGCGCCGTACGGACTGGCCGGGTCGCGCCGGTTGGCCTGGGTATCCCAAACCGCGTCCAACACCGTCGTTGGTTACGATCTGACCACCGGAATACCCGTCGAGAAGGTGCGTTACCCAACCGTGCAGCAACCCAATTCGTTGGCCTTTGACGAAGCGTCGGACACCTTGTACGTGGTGTCGGGCTCCGGTGCCGGGGTCCAGGTCATCGAGCATGCGGCGGGTGTCCCTTGA
- a CDS encoding TA system VapC family ribonuclease toxin has product MLIDANLLLYAVDERAAQHHAALDWLSAQLNGSRRVGLPWQSLAAFLRIGTHPRAFPRPLIPKAAFDIVDSWLAAPVAWIPEPGPEYARILGQLIVTHDVRGNLIPDAMLAALAIEHGLTLYSNDTDFARFKDLRWENPL; this is encoded by the coding sequence ATGCTAATTGACGCCAACCTGCTGCTCTACGCTGTCGACGAACGTGCCGCACAGCACCACGCCGCGCTCGACTGGCTTTCGGCCCAGCTCAACGGATCCCGGCGGGTTGGCCTGCCGTGGCAGAGCCTGGCCGCCTTTCTGCGCATCGGGACTCATCCGCGCGCATTTCCGCGACCGCTCATCCCGAAGGCGGCATTCGACATCGTCGATAGTTGGCTAGCCGCACCGGTCGCATGGATCCCGGAACCAGGACCGGAATACGCCCGAATCCTCGGCCAGCTCATCGTGACCCACGACGTCAGGGGCAATCTGATCCCAGACGCGATGCTGGCCGCTCTGGCCATCGAGCACGGCCTGACCCTTTACTCCAACGACACCGACTTCGCACGCTTCAAGGATCTGCGCTGGGAGAATCCGCTGTAG
- a CDS encoding histidine phosphatase family protein: MTVILLRHARSTSNTAGVLAGRSEGIDLDEKGREQAAGLIDRIGDLPIRVVASSPLLRCRRTVEPLAEALCLEPLIDDRLSEVDYGEWTGRKIGDLVNEPLWRVVQAHPSAAVFPGGEGLAQVQIRAVAAVREHDRRLALEYGGEHGNDVLWLACTHGDVIKAVIADAFGMHLDGFQRVTADPGSVSIVRYTRLRPFVLHVNHTGARLAPVLRAAAPTEGGSQNGTQREPNAPVPSGDAVIGGSTE, encoded by the coding sequence ATGACCGTCATCCTGTTACGCCATGCCCGGTCCACCTCGAACACCGCGGGAGTTCTTGCCGGCCGTTCGGAGGGAATCGACCTCGACGAAAAGGGCCGCGAGCAGGCCGCAGGGCTGATCGATCGAATCGGTGACCTGCCGATCCGGGTGGTGGCGTCTTCTCCGCTGCTGCGCTGCCGGCGCACCGTGGAACCGCTGGCCGAGGCGCTGTGCCTGGAGCCGCTCATCGACGACCGGCTCTCCGAAGTCGACTACGGCGAATGGACGGGCCGAAAAATCGGTGACCTGGTCAACGAGCCACTGTGGCGGGTGGTCCAAGCCCACCCCAGTGCGGCGGTGTTTCCCGGCGGTGAGGGTTTGGCGCAGGTGCAAATCCGCGCCGTGGCCGCCGTCCGCGAACACGACCGGCGGCTGGCCTTGGAATATGGGGGAGAGCACGGGAACGACGTGCTGTGGCTGGCCTGTACCCACGGCGATGTCATCAAGGCGGTGATCGCTGACGCGTTCGGTATGCATTTGGACGGCTTCCAGCGAGTCACCGCCGACCCGGGTTCGGTGAGTATCGTCCGCTACACGCGCCTGCGCCCGTTCGTGTTGCACGTCAACCACACTGGCGCACGGCTCGCGCCCGTTTTGCGGGCCGCGGCGCCCACCGAAGGCGGGTCGCAGAACGGGACGCAGCGTGAGCCGAACGCTCCGGTGCCATCCGGCGACGCGGTGATCGGCGGTTCCACGGAATAA
- a CDS encoding SCO1664 family protein, with amino-acid sequence MTPKDDEREVLRDGELTVLGRIRSASNATFLCESTLRQRSVHCVYKPVAGEQPLWDFPDGTLAGRELGAYLVSAQLGWNLVPYTIIRDGPAGVGMLQLWVQQPGDVADSDPLPGPDLVDLFPARKPRPGYLPVLRAYDYAGDEIILMHADDIRLRRMAVFDVLVNNADRKGGHILRGLDGQVYGVDHGLCLHVENKLRTVLWGWAGKPIDDQILEAVAGCVDALGDSLADALTGRITREEVGALRRRAQALLANPVMPGPNRHRSIPWPAF; translated from the coding sequence ATGACCCCGAAGGATGACGAGCGTGAGGTGTTGCGGGACGGCGAGCTGACAGTCCTCGGACGCATCCGCTCGGCTAGCAACGCCACCTTTTTGTGTGAGTCAACGCTACGTCAGCGCAGCGTGCACTGCGTCTACAAGCCGGTCGCGGGCGAGCAGCCGTTGTGGGATTTCCCGGACGGCACGCTGGCCGGCCGCGAACTCGGCGCCTATCTGGTCTCGGCGCAGTTGGGCTGGAACCTTGTGCCGTACACGATCATTCGGGACGGACCGGCGGGTGTGGGGATGTTGCAGCTATGGGTGCAGCAACCCGGCGACGTGGCCGATTCCGACCCCCTGCCCGGACCTGACCTGGTCGACCTGTTTCCCGCCCGCAAGCCGCGACCGGGCTATCTGCCGGTGCTCCGCGCCTACGACTACGCCGGCGACGAGATCATCCTGATGCACGCAGACGACATCCGGTTGCGCCGGATGGCGGTCTTCGACGTGCTCGTCAACAACGCTGACCGCAAAGGCGGCCACATCCTGCGCGGCCTTGATGGCCAGGTGTACGGGGTCGACCATGGATTGTGCCTGCACGTCGAGAACAAGCTGCGCACCGTCCTGTGGGGCTGGGCCGGTAAGCCGATTGACGACCAAATTCTGGAGGCGGTCGCCGGATGCGTCGACGCTCTCGGGGATTCGCTCGCCGACGCGCTGACCGGTCGGATCACCCGCGAAGAAGTCGGTGCGCTGCGGCGACGTGCACAGGCGCTGCTGGCCAATCCGGTGATGCCCGGACCGAACCGGCATCGCTCCATACCGTGGCCGGCGTTTTAG
- a CDS encoding DUF3090 domain-containing protein: MARAIHVFRTPDRFVAGTVGQPGNRTFYIQAVHDSRVVSVVLEKQQVAVLAERIGALLFEVNRRFGTPVPPEPTEIDDLSPLITPVDAEFRVGTMGLGWDSEAQSVVVELLAVTDAEFDASVVLDDTEEGPDAVRVFLTPESARQFATRSYRVISAGRPPCPLCDEPLDPEGHICARANGYRRDVLLGSDDDPEG, encoded by the coding sequence ATGGCCCGTGCAATTCACGTATTCCGTACACCCGACCGCTTCGTCGCCGGGACCGTTGGACAGCCCGGAAATCGCACCTTCTACATACAGGCGGTACACGACTCCCGGGTGGTTTCGGTGGTCCTGGAGAAACAGCAGGTTGCGGTGCTCGCCGAGCGCATCGGAGCGCTGCTGTTCGAGGTTAATCGCCGGTTCGGCACCCCGGTGCCCCCGGAGCCCACGGAGATCGATGACCTCAGCCCCCTGATCACGCCGGTGGACGCCGAGTTTCGGGTCGGGACGATGGGGCTGGGCTGGGATTCGGAGGCGCAGAGCGTCGTGGTTGAACTGTTGGCCGTCACCGACGCGGAGTTCGATGCCTCCGTCGTGCTCGACGACACCGAGGAAGGGCCCGACGCGGTGCGGGTATTTCTGACGCCGGAGTCGGCCCGACAATTCGCCACCCGGTCCTACCGCGTCATCTCTGCGGGACGTCCGCCGTGCCCGCTTTGCGATGAACCGCTGGACCCTGAGGGACACATCTGTGCGCGCGCCAACGGTTACCGGCGCGATGTGCTGCTCGGGTCTGACGATGACCCCGAAGGATGA
- a CDS encoding DUF5703 family protein: MTSRPTARWTRLPAGWDAEMSDEYEWAPLRLPPEVTRVSASTRLSIEAEYRGWELTRVRLYTDGSRRVLLRRKKSRLADSDISRRDQPEL; encoded by the coding sequence TTGACAAGCCGACCGACGGCGCGGTGGACCCGGTTGCCTGCGGGCTGGGACGCGGAGATGTCCGATGAGTACGAGTGGGCGCCGTTGCGCCTGCCGCCAGAAGTGACCAGGGTCAGCGCGTCCACCCGGCTGTCCATCGAGGCTGAGTACCGCGGCTGGGAGCTGACGCGGGTGCGACTCTATACCGACGGCAGCAGGCGGGTGTTGTTGCGCCGCAAGAAATCGCGCTTAGCAGACTCAGACATCAGCCGCCGCGACCAGCCGGAACTGTGA
- a CDS encoding CopG family transcriptional regulator, with amino-acid sequence MRTTVSLADDVAAAVQRVRRERSIGLSEAVNELIRAGLTKRQVTQRFQQQTYDMGEGIDYSNIGDAIETLDGPAGR; translated from the coding sequence ATGCGAACTACGGTCAGCCTCGCCGACGACGTCGCCGCTGCGGTACAGCGCGTGCGGCGGGAGCGTTCGATCGGGCTGAGCGAAGCCGTCAACGAACTGATCCGTGCCGGCCTCACGAAAAGGCAAGTCACACAACGATTTCAGCAGCAGACATACGACATGGGCGAGGGCATCGACTACTCCAATATCGGCGATGCGATCGAAACGCTGGACGGCCCGGCCGGCCGCTGA